The following proteins are co-located in the Longimicrobiaceae bacterium genome:
- a CDS encoding TonB-dependent receptor plug domain-containing protein: MTRTVVAQGIALGVLLAGGCAPAGAGPEPDPGVAADSGAVEVHEGRRGLADAREWRGSNPARVEDLLVGRFAGVDVTRVPGGGLSVRIRGASSIIGGGEPLYVIDGQTIEPGPGGALMGINPQDIDRIQVLKDAGDIAFYGARGGNGVVLITTKRGQ, encoded by the coding sequence ATGACGAGGACGGTGGTGGCGCAGGGAATCGCGCTCGGGGTGCTGCTCGCCGGTGGATGCGCGCCGGCGGGCGCGGGGCCGGAGCCGGATCCGGGTGTCGCGGCCGATTCGGGCGCGGTGGAGGTGCACGAGGGCAGACGCGGGTTGGCGGATGCGCGGGAGTGGCGCGGCTCCAACCCCGCTCGCGTGGAGGACCTGCTGGTGGGGCGATTCGCGGGCGTGGACGTGACGCGCGTGCCGGGCGGCGGGCTGTCGGTGCGCATCCGCGGCGCTTCGTCGATCATCGGCGGCGGGGAGCCGCTGTACGTGATCGACGGGCAGACGATCGAGCCCGGGCCGGGCGGCGCGCTGATGGGCATCAACCCGCAGGACATCGACCGCATCCAGGTGCTCAAGGACGCCGGCGACATCGCGTTCTACGGCGCGCGCGGCGGCAACGGCGTGGTGCTGATCACCACTAAGCGCGGCCAGTAG
- a CDS encoding pectinesterase family protein — protein sequence MDARYTGAEGARVRGVRTYRRLGDALADAPAANARPYVILLRAGRYREKLTVDKANVTLLGEDRDATVLTYDAASDTRGPTGEPYGTRGSYTLRIAAPDFRAENLTVENAFDYPANAAKPDGDSTRFRNTQAVAVITDTGSDRAAFVNVKLSGYQDTVFANVGRHWFSRCIILGNVDFIFGAGQAVFDDCDIVSRDRGNATNNGYVVAPSTSLARPYGFLFIHSRLKKESASMAPGSVALGRPWHPSADAQAVGSAVFVDCWMDDHISAAGWDRLSSVNAGVARIWFEPGDARLFELRSTGPGAAASPSRRVLSAADAAYYSPDAVLAGWTPWR from the coding sequence GTGGACGCGCGTTACACGGGCGCGGAGGGCGCGCGCGTCCGCGGCGTCCGCACGTACCGCCGCCTGGGCGACGCGCTGGCGGATGCGCCCGCGGCGAACGCGCGGCCGTACGTCATCCTGCTGCGCGCCGGCCGGTATCGCGAGAAGCTGACGGTGGACAAGGCGAACGTCACGCTGCTCGGCGAGGATCGCGACGCGACGGTGCTCACGTACGACGCGGCGTCGGACACGCGCGGGCCCACGGGCGAGCCGTACGGCACGCGCGGCAGCTACACGCTGCGTATTGCCGCGCCGGACTTCCGGGCGGAGAACCTGACCGTCGAGAACGCGTTCGACTATCCCGCCAACGCGGCGAAGCCGGACGGCGATTCCACCAGGTTCCGCAACACGCAGGCGGTCGCGGTGATAACGGACACCGGCAGCGACCGGGCGGCGTTCGTGAACGTGAAGCTATCCGGCTATCAGGACACGGTTTTCGCCAACGTGGGGCGGCACTGGTTCAGCCGGTGCATCATTCTGGGGAACGTGGATTTCATCTTCGGGGCGGGACAGGCGGTCTTCGACGACTGCGACATCGTCTCGCGCGACCGCGGCAACGCCACGAACAACGGCTACGTCGTGGCGCCCAGCACGTCCCTGGCGCGGCCGTACGGCTTCCTGTTCATCCACAGCCGGCTGAAGAAAGAGAGCGCGAGCATGGCGCCCGGCTCCGTCGCGCTCGGCCGTCCGTGGCATCCCTCGGCCGATGCGCAGGCGGTGGGGAGCGCAGTGTTCGTGGACTGCTGGATGGATGACCACATCAGCGCCGCGGGCTGGGACCGCCTGTCGAGCGTGAACGCCGGCGTCGCGCGCATCTGGTTCGAGCCGGGAGATGCGCGGCTGTTCGAGCTTCGCAGCACCGGCCCCGGCGCCGCCGCCAGCCCGTCGCGCCGCGTTCTCTCCGCGGCGGATGCGGCGTACTACTCGCCCGACGCGGTGCTGGCCGGGTGGACGCCCTGGCGGTGA
- a CDS encoding GNAT family N-acetyltransferase produces the protein MTEQPGAPFAIRRLTTEEARARIADLGAVLADCVEGGASVGFMAPLSRETADRFWQRVVDGVAAGERVLLVAEDRSTGEIAGTVQVVLAMPENQPHRGDIAKMLVRRSARRQGLAGRLMLAAADAALAAGKTLLVLDTVTGSDAERLYAQLGWTRVGVVPGYALWPDGRPCDTTIFYKNLAPEPAT, from the coding sequence GTGACGGAGCAGCCGGGAGCGCCGTTCGCCATCCGCCGCCTTACGACTGAGGAGGCGAGGGCGCGCATCGCAGACCTTGGCGCGGTGCTCGCCGACTGCGTGGAAGGCGGCGCGTCGGTCGGCTTCATGGCGCCGCTCTCGCGCGAGACGGCGGACCGGTTCTGGCAGCGCGTGGTGGATGGCGTCGCGGCGGGCGAACGGGTGCTCCTGGTCGCGGAGGATAGGTCGACGGGGGAGATTGCCGGCACGGTCCAGGTCGTGCTGGCGATGCCGGAGAATCAGCCGCACCGCGGAGACATCGCGAAGATGCTGGTGCGCCGCTCGGCCCGGCGGCAGGGGCTCGCCGGCAGGCTGATGCTCGCCGCCGCGGATGCCGCCCTCGCCGCCGGGAAGACGCTGCTCGTGCTGGACACCGTCACCGGGAGCGACGCGGAGCGCCTTTACGCGCAGCTGGGTTGGACGCGCGTCGGCGTGGTGCCGGGATACGCGCTGTGGCCGGACGGGCGGCCGTGCGACACGACCATCTTCTACAAGAACCTGGCGCCCGAACCCGCGACGTAG